A region from the Candidatus Rokuibacteriota bacterium genome encodes:
- a CDS encoding epoxide hydrolase, with the protein MAPTPFRIAVPQAVLDDLRERLARTRWPDQAPGAPWAYGADLAYMKELCGYWRERYDWRKHEALLNGFRQFTAPVAGIDLHFIHEEGRGHEEGRGPAPLPLLLSHGWPGSIWEFHKIIPMLTDPARFGGDARDAFTVVAPSLPGYGFSFAPGQPRFGVTEIADAFATLMTDVLGYRRFAAQGGDWGGFITSRLGVAYPERLAGIHVNLLSLRRDLPRPKDPTPEERAYIDDLGAWLREETGYQWIQGTKPQTLAFGLTDSPAGLAAWIVEKFRAWSDCGGDVERRFTKDELLTNITLYWVTGAINSSFWPYYARYHSPSPIGDGQRVEVPTAYAAFPKEIVRPPRSWAERVYNIRRWTVMPAGGHFAALEEPRALVDDLRAFFRDLR; encoded by the coding sequence ATGGCGCCGACCCCGTTCAGGATCGCCGTGCCGCAGGCCGTGCTCGACGACCTGCGGGAGCGGCTCGCGCGCACTCGCTGGCCCGACCAGGCGCCGGGCGCTCCGTGGGCCTACGGCGCCGACCTCGCGTACATGAAGGAGCTCTGCGGCTACTGGCGGGAGCGCTACGACTGGAGGAAGCACGAGGCGCTCCTCAACGGATTCCGCCAGTTCACGGCGCCCGTGGCGGGGATCGATCTCCACTTCATCCACGAGGAGGGACGCGGGCACGAGGAGGGACGGGGGCCCGCGCCCCTGCCCCTCTTGCTCTCGCACGGCTGGCCTGGGTCGATCTGGGAGTTCCACAAGATCATCCCGATGCTCACCGACCCGGCGCGCTTCGGCGGTGATGCGCGTGACGCCTTCACCGTGGTCGCGCCGTCACTGCCGGGCTACGGCTTCTCCTTCGCGCCGGGCCAGCCGCGCTTCGGCGTGACGGAGATCGCCGACGCCTTCGCGACTCTGATGACGGATGTCCTCGGCTACCGCCGCTTCGCCGCCCAGGGCGGCGACTGGGGCGGCTTCATCACCTCCCGGCTCGGCGTCGCATATCCGGAGCGGCTGGCCGGCATCCACGTCAACCTCCTGTCGCTGCGCCGCGACCTCCCCCGCCCGAAGGACCCCACGCCGGAGGAGCGCGCATATATCGACGATCTCGGGGCGTGGCTCCGCGAGGAGACGGGCTACCAGTGGATCCAGGGCACGAAGCCCCAGACGCTGGCGTTCGGTCTCACTGACTCGCCAGCTGGCCTGGCCGCCTGGATCGTCGAGAAGTTCAGGGCGTGGAGCGACTGCGGCGGCGACGTCGAGCGCCGGTTTACCAAGGACGAGCTCCTGACCAACATCACGCTCTACTGGGTCACGGGGGCGATCAACTCGTCCTTCTGGCCCTACTACGCCCGCTATCATTCGCCGTCGCCCATCGGCGACGGCCAGCGCGTCGAGGTGCCGACAGCCTACGCCGCCTTTCCGAAGGAGATCGTGCGGCCGCCCCGCTCGTGGGCGGAACGCGTCTACAACATCCGCCGCTGGACCGTCATGCCCGCAGGCGGGCACTTCGCCGCGCTCGAGGAGCCCCGGGCCCTGGTGGACGACCTCCGCGCCTTCTTCCGCGACCTTCGCTGA